The nucleotide sequence GGAGTACGTCTCCCGCCAGATCTCGACGGCGGTCTACCCGCACCAGCTGGTCCTGCGGGTGGCCGCCCCGGCGCCCGCGGTGGCCCGGCGCCTGTCGCCGGCGGCGGGGGTGGTGGAGGAGATCGACGAGGGCAGCTGCCGGGTGCGGACCGGGGCGAAGGACCTGGACACGGTGCCGTACCACCTGGCCCAGCTGGGGTACGACTTCGTGGTCGAGGAGGCGCCGCCGGGCCTGGTCGAGCGGCTGCGCGAGGTGGCGGAGCGGTTCGCCAGGGCGGTCGGCTGAGCGCGCAGCGCCACAAGACGGCCTTGGTTGCGCAAGGCCACATCGGGGTGCTCGGCGGGCCCGGCAGCGGCGGTCGTCGCGCTAGCTCGGTTCGACCCGGACGCAAGCGCTTTCGCCGTCGCTCAAGAAGCCGGCCAACCCGCTGCCCTCGGCCGCGACCTCGGCCCGTTCCGCCCCGGTCAACCGCCGCAGCGGCCGGACCACGACCGCGTCGTCCTCGGTCGTCCACGTCGCCGCAACGCGGCCGTCGACCAGGACCACCCGCTCGCCCGCGACCGAGAGCCCGCGGTGGGCGTCGTCGATGATGCGGGAGCGGTCGTCGTAGCCGAGGATCGCGTTGTCGAACGCCGGCAGGAACCGGACCGGTGCCGGGGTGCCCGGGTCGGGCTGGGGTGCCCCGGGCAGGTCGAGCAGCTCGCGTCCCCGCTCGTCGCGGAAGACCACCAGTTCCTCGCGCACCGCCTTCACCGCGGCGGGCAGGCCGGCCAGGCCCGACCACGCGCGCAGGTCCGCCGTCGCCGCCGGGCCGAACGCCGCGAGGTAGCGCCGGACCAGCGTCCGCCCGACGCCGTCGTCCGGGTCGAGCGGGTCGGCTTCGCGGCCGAGCCACGCGGCCAGCGGCAGGTTCCGCACGCCCGCCTTGGTGCGCCACAGCCCGCGCGGCGGCAGCTGCGTCGACGGGATCAGCGCGGCGATCAGCAGCTCGCCGAGCGGGCGCGGGCCCGGCGCGGGCCACCGGTCGGCGACCGCCCGCGCGAGTTCGCCCATCGAGCGGGGCTCGCCGTCGGCCAGCACCGCCCGGCCCGCCGCCGCGAGCTCGGCGAAGTCGACGCCCTCGAGTTCGGCGCGGTAGGTGCCGACGACCCGCTGTCGCAGCATGGCGTCGAACCGGCTCCGCCACGCCAGGACGTCGTCGGCGGGCAGCAGGTGGACGGTGCGGCGCATGAGGTGCGTCCGCACGACGCGCCGCCCGGTCAGCAGGGCGTCCAGTGCGGCCGGGTCGAACGCGCGCAGCCGCGACCACAGGCCGGTGAACGGTTCCTGCGGCTCCTGCGCCTGCAGGCCGCCAAGGTGGGCGACGGCGTCGAGCACGGGCAGGCCGGCCCGCTCGAGCAGCAGCTGCCGGGCGAGGGTGGCGCGGTTGAGGGCTCGCGCGTCGAGGACGGTGTGCACGAGGCCACCGTGCCAGAGGTAGCGGTCAGGTTGTGTCCGCTACTCGGCGGGCACGCCGAGCATGCGCAGCACGAGCCCGCCGTACTCCTTGCCCAGCGCCGCGGGCGTCTGGCGGGCGCGCTCGCTGTACCAGCGGGCGACGTCGACACCGAGCGAAAGCACGGCCCGGGCGGCGACGTGCGGGTCGGACACGGTGAACACGCCGCTGTCCGCGCCCTCGGCGATGACCTCGCGCACGATCCGCTCGATCCGGCGCCGCAGCGCGGCGACCACCTCGAACTCCTGCGCGGGCAGCGCCTGCAGCTCGTACTGGACGACCCGCGCGACGGTGTGGCGCCGCGCGTGCCACGCCACGAAGTCCTCGACGATCAGCCGGATCCGTTCGACGGGATCGGACTCCTTGGCGACGACGTTCTCGACCAGCGCGAGCGTCTGCTCGTGGCCGTAGCGGCTGATGGCGAACAGCAGCGCGGCCTTGGAGGGAAAGTGCACGTAGAGCGCGGCGGGCGACATCCCCGCGGCGCCGGCGATGTCCCGGGTGGTGGTGGCGTGGTAGCCGCGCTGGGCGAAGGCCTCCACCCCGGCCAGCATGAGCCGCCGGGCGGTCTCCGGCTGCACGTCCGGCCAGAGTTCGGCCGACAGCGACATCGTCATCCGGTGGTCCTCCCCGCTCGCCCGCGGCGGCCACGACGGCCGGCCCGGTCGTGCCCATTGTAAGCGGGCGCTTGGCCGGGAAAGCCGGGGAGACGTCCCGGGCCTTCCCGGCACGGCCGTCACTCACGGGCAGGTGACGACCTGGCCGGCCCAGGAGAGCCCGCCGCCGAAGGCGAAGAGCAGCACCGGCTCACCGGACGGCAGCTCGCCGCGACCGACCATTTTGGACAGTGCGAGCGGGACGGAGGCCGCCGAGGTGTTCCCCGAATCGACCACGTCCTTGCCGATCGCCACGTCGTCGCGCAGATCGAGCCGGTCGGTCAGCGCCTCGACGATCCGCAGGTTGGCCTGGTGGGTGACGACTCCGGCGAGGTCCGTGGTGGCGATGCCCGCGCGGTGGCAGGCCTCGGCGGCGACCGCGGGCAGTTCCCGGGCGGCCCAGCGGAACACCGACTGGCCGTCTTGGGCGAACGCCGGCTGCCACGCGTCCACGAGCCGGACCAGGTGCCGGCGCGCGGGGTCGGATCCCCAGACGACCGGGCCGAGCCCCGGCGTCTCGGCGGTGCTGAGGACGGCCGCGCCGGCGCCGTCGCCGAGCAGGACGCAGGTGCCGCGATCGGTCCAGTCGGTGACGTCCGACATCTTCTCGGCCCCGATGACCAGCGCGTGCCGGGCGGCTCCGGCCCGGATGGCGTGGTCCGCGGTGGCCAGTGCGGTGCAGAACCCCGCGCAGCCGTTGTTGAGGTCGAAACAGACCGGGGCGGGGATGCCCAGGCGCCCCGCGACCTGGGCGGCGATCGACGGGCAGCGGTCGATCGCACTGCAGGTGGCGACGATGACCATGCCGATTTCGCCGGGGTCCAGGCCGGCCGCGGCCAGCGCCTTCGCGGCGGCTTCGGTGGCCAGGTCGGCCACCGAGCCGTCGGCGATGTGCCGGGTGACGATGCCGGTGCGGCGGCGGATCCACTCGTCGGAGGTGTCGACCATGCCTTCCAGGTCGGCGTTGGTCAGCACGCGGGCGGGCTGGTGGTGGCCGAGCGCGGTCAGGCGGGAGCCGGGCATGCGTCCTCCTCGGAGCAGGGCGAAAATAGCGACCGATCGTTCGTAATCTATAGTCTGCCCATGAGTCCCCGGAAGTCCCTGGCCGAATCCCGGCTCACCCGGCAGCGCATCCTCGACGCCGGCCTGGTGATCGCGTCGGCGGAGGGGCTGGAGGGGCTGACGATCGGGCGGCTCGCCGCCGAGCTGGGAATGAGCAAGGCGGGCGTGATCGGTCACTTCGGCACCAAGGAAGGGCTCCAGCTGGCCGTCATCGACGCCGCCACCGCGATGTTCGTCCGCGAGGTACCCGAACGGGCGCGCGGGGTGGCGCGCGGCCTGCCGTACCTCCGCGCGGCGTGCGAAGCGTGGATTTCCTACCTGGAACGCGAACTCCTGCCCGGCGGCTGCTTCTTCACCGCAGCCGCGGCCGAGTTCGACGGCCGCGAAGGACCGGTGCGCGAGGCCATCGCGCACGCTGACCAGCTCTGGCAGCGCGAGCTGCGGCTCAACATCCGGCGGGCGGTGAGCCTGGCGGAACTGCCGCCGCACACCGACATCGACCAGCTGCTCTACGAGATCGTCGCGATCATGCTGGCCCTCAACCACTTCCTGCAGCTGCACGGCGACCGTCGCGCGCCGGCTCGCGCGCGCCGGGCGCTGGAACGCCTGTGGTAGCTGTCCCTTCCGGGACACGGAGAGGGGGGGGGGGGGGGGGGGGGGGGGGGGCGGGGGCGGGGGGGGCCCGCGCCGGGCGGCCGCGGGGGCGCGGGGCAGCCGCGGCCGGGCCGCCGGCGGGCGGCGGCGGCGGCCCGCCGNNNNNNNNNNNNNNNNNNNNNNNNNNNNNNNNNNNNNNNNNNNNNNNNNNNNNNNNNNNNNNNNNNNNNNNNNNNNNNNNNNNNNNNNNNNNNNNNNNNNGCCCGGCCCGGCGCCGCGCGCGGCGCGGGGCGGCGGGCGCGGGGGCGGGGCGCCGCGTGCCGCCCGCCCCCTGGCCGGGCGGCCCGCGCGGCCCGCCCCCGCCCCCCCCCCCCCCCCCCTCTCCGGTTCGCCGTTCTCGATCGATCAGCGCTGCAGCGTCAGCACGCCCGGCTTGTACGGCAGGAGGCCGTAGTCCATGCCGTCGGAGCTCGGGTCGCGCCCCTGGTAGAGCATCTGCAAGTTGCACGGGTCGACGGTCTTGGTCTGGTCGGGGTTGGTGCGGACCAGATCGCCGTGGCTGATGTCCCTGGTCCAGGTGGCGCCGCTGTTGGCCTTGCCCGCGAAGGGATTGCTCTCGGTGGCGGCCTGCGGCGTCCAGGAGCCGCCCAGGCTGGTGGCGGTGAACGACCGGAAGAAGCGCCCGTTCGCGCCCTGCGCCTCGAC is from Amycolatopsis mediterranei and encodes:
- a CDS encoding winged helix DNA-binding domain-containing protein, coding for MHTVLDARALNRATLARQLLLERAGLPVLDAVAHLGGLQAQEPQEPFTGLWSRLRAFDPAALDALLTGRRVVRTHLMRRTVHLLPADDVLAWRSRFDAMLRQRVVGTYRAELEGVDFAELAAAGRAVLADGEPRSMGELARAVADRWPAPGPRPLGELLIAALIPSTQLPPRGLWRTKAGVRNLPLAAWLGREADPLDPDDGVGRTLVRRYLAAFGPAATADLRAWSGLAGLPAAVKAVREELVVFRDERGRELLDLPGAPQPDPGTPAPVRFLPAFDNAILGYDDRSRIIDDAHRGLSVAGERVVLVDGRVAATWTTEDDAVVVRPLRRLTGAERAEVAAEGSGLAGFLSDGESACVRVEPS
- a CDS encoding TetR/AcrR family transcriptional regulator produces the protein MTMSLSAELWPDVQPETARRLMLAGVEAFAQRGYHATTTRDIAGAAGMSPAALYVHFPSKAALLFAISRYGHEQTLALVENVVAKESDPVERIRLIVEDFVAWHARRHTVARVVQYELQALPAQEFEVVAALRRRIERIVREVIAEGADSGVFTVSDPHVAARAVLSLGVDVARWYSERARQTPAALGKEYGGLVLRMLGVPAE
- a CDS encoding beta-ketoacyl-ACP synthase III, translating into MPGSRLTALGHHQPARVLTNADLEGMVDTSDEWIRRRTGIVTRHIADGSVADLATEAAAKALAAAGLDPGEIGMVIVATCSAIDRCPSIAAQVAGRLGIPAPVCFDLNNGCAGFCTALATADHAIRAGAARHALVIGAEKMSDVTDWTDRGTCVLLGDGAGAAVLSTAETPGLGPVVWGSDPARRHLVRLVDAWQPAFAQDGQSVFRWAARELPAVAAEACHRAGIATTDLAGVVTHQANLRIVEALTDRLDLRDDVAIGKDVVDSGNTSAASVPLALSKMVGRGELPSGEPVLLFAFGGGLSWAGQVVTCP
- a CDS encoding TetR/AcrR family transcriptional regulator; amino-acid sequence: MSPRKSLAESRLTRQRILDAGLVIASAEGLEGLTIGRLAAELGMSKAGVIGHFGTKEGLQLAVIDAATAMFVREVPERARGVARGLPYLRAACEAWISYLERELLPGGCFFTAAAAEFDGREGPVREAIAHADQLWQRELRLNIRRAVSLAELPPHTDIDQLLYEIVAIMLALNHFLQLHGDRRAPARARRALERLW